The Spirochaetota bacterium genome includes a region encoding these proteins:
- a CDS encoding long-chain fatty acid--CoA ligase, whose amino-acid sequence MYNSLADMFVKTVDSHSEKNALRYRKKDGTKANITYGELYGSVNAFAKALAMRGLAGKHIAIFSENRYEWLIADLAILGLGGADIPRSTDSTREELTYIVTHSDAAAVIVENTRVLDKIRDVLPPAVPVIMFDDAGSPVLSFAALIEEGKAANGDDMAFYRRSAASVSRKDLATIIYTSGTTGIPKGVMLEHGNILHNVEALPGMVALSAADKLVSILPIWHIYERMICYAVVSVGAFSVYSSKRDVRTDLAEERPTVFISVPAIWINMHRTVMTRIHREHGLKRPLAQFLIRHSLRYIRYRRLMRNEMILYRDDTVRAHMKELHPGPFDGLFHALAGKLVYAKLQHATGGRLRLTISGGGALPMYAEDFFEAAGVPLAVGWGITETSPVLTVRLIEENIRGTAGKPVPGVAVEVRGADGKKLPDGDVGVLWVKGPNVMRGYYKEPERTATVIVNGWFNTGDIGAITKQGHVVIIGREKETIVLVSGENVEPVPIEDKLTESPFIEQAMLAGQDKEYITALIVPNADNLSHHFGDGTAVSHKDIIAHAGTYEMIKAEIERLVNSLARVKSYERIVRFSLVEEPFSIENGLLTQSMKMKRNLIAEKYRDVISRMYPARG is encoded by the coding sequence ATGTACAACTCACTTGCCGATATGTTCGTAAAAACGGTGGATAGCCACAGTGAGAAGAACGCCCTGCGATACCGGAAAAAGGACGGTACAAAGGCGAACATCACCTATGGGGAACTATACGGATCGGTCAATGCGTTCGCAAAAGCCCTTGCCATGCGCGGGCTTGCAGGGAAGCATATAGCAATATTCTCGGAGAATCGATACGAATGGCTTATCGCGGACCTTGCGATACTCGGGCTCGGCGGCGCCGATATACCGCGGTCGACCGATTCCACGCGCGAGGAACTCACGTATATAGTGACCCATTCCGATGCCGCGGCGGTCATCGTAGAGAATACGCGCGTCCTTGATAAAATTCGCGATGTCCTGCCGCCGGCAGTGCCGGTGATAATGTTCGATGACGCCGGATCCCCGGTGCTTTCGTTCGCAGCGCTGATCGAAGAGGGCAAAGCGGCGAACGGGGACGATATGGCGTTCTATCGCCGTTCGGCAGCGTCGGTTTCGCGCAAGGACCTCGCAACGATAATTTACACATCCGGAACAACAGGCATTCCCAAGGGCGTCATGCTCGAACACGGCAATATCCTCCATAATGTCGAGGCGCTCCCCGGCATGGTCGCACTTTCCGCCGCAGACAAGCTCGTTTCGATACTGCCGATATGGCATATCTATGAGCGGATGATATGCTATGCGGTCGTTTCTGTCGGCGCATTTTCCGTTTACAGCAGCAAGCGCGATGTGCGCACCGATCTTGCCGAAGAGCGGCCGACGGTGTTCATCTCAGTACCGGCGATATGGATAAATATGCACCGCACGGTGATGACGCGGATACACCGTGAGCACGGGCTCAAACGGCCGCTCGCGCAATTTCTTATCAGGCATTCCTTGCGGTATATCCGCTACCGGCGCCTCATGCGCAATGAAATGATATTGTACAGGGATGATACGGTCCGCGCTCACATGAAGGAGCTTCATCCCGGTCCGTTCGACGGTCTCTTCCATGCGCTCGCAGGAAAACTGGTATATGCAAAACTGCAGCATGCCACCGGCGGCAGGCTCAGGCTTACGATATCCGGCGGCGGCGCGCTCCCGATGTATGCCGAGGATTTCTTCGAGGCAGCAGGAGTTCCGCTCGCGGTAGGGTGGGGGATAACCGAGACATCGCCGGTGCTCACCGTACGGCTGATCGAGGAGAACATACGCGGTACTGCGGGCAAGCCCGTTCCCGGGGTAGCGGTCGAAGTACGCGGTGCCGACGGCAAAAAACTCCCTGATGGCGACGTCGGGGTTCTCTGGGTGAAAGGCCCCAATGTCATGCGCGGATATTACAAGGAACCGGAGCGTACGGCTACGGTCATCGTGAACGGATGGTTCAATACCGGCGATATCGGCGCGATAACGAAGCAGGGGCATGTGGTGATAATAGGCCGCGAGAAGGAAACGATAGTGCTTGTCAGCGGGGAGAATGTCGAGCCGGTGCCGATCGAAGACAAACTCACCGAGTCGCCGTTCATCGAGCAGGCGATGCTCGCCGGTCAGGATAAGGAATATATCACAGCGCTTATAGTGCCGAATGCGGACAATCTGTCGCATCATTTCGGCGACGGTACAGCTGTTTCCCACAAGGATATCATCGCCCATGCGGGAACATATGAAATGATAAAGGCTGAGATAGAGCGATTGGTGAACTCGCTCGCACGGGTAAAAAGTTACGAGCGCATCGTGCGCTTTTCGCTCGTCGAAGAGCCGTTCAGCATTGAGAACGGGCTCCTTACGCAGTCGATGAAGATGAAACGCAATCTGATCGCGGAGAAATATCGCGACGTGATCTCGAGGATGTATCCCGCACGGGGATAA